A window from Cryobacterium sp. PAMC25264 encodes these proteins:
- a CDS encoding uroporphyrinogen-III synthase: MSGARPNADKPLAGWRVLVPRGGPWGDQVAANLRSRGALPVVAPMINFAPTDDASALEAALGKLAVGEFDWMTVTSATTVDVLSSHRAVVAPGTRIAAVGETTAAALVAAGYHVDIVPSEDNSAKGLLEDWEAATHGVIPLRVLALRSEIAKPLLTEGLRRIGHEVESVVAYRTVGVPVSDRVVADVKAGRVHAVLVTSGSVAQQVQEQLGPIPETTLIACIGPRTAKDAAAIGLRVDVIADERSAESLIEALVRLAPRDL, translated from the coding sequence GTGAGTGGCGCCCGGCCCAACGCCGACAAGCCCCTGGCCGGCTGGCGTGTCCTCGTGCCCCGGGGCGGGCCTTGGGGCGACCAGGTGGCCGCAAACCTGCGCTCCCGCGGGGCCCTCCCCGTCGTGGCACCCATGATCAACTTTGCTCCGACCGATGACGCGTCGGCCCTCGAGGCCGCCCTGGGCAAGCTCGCCGTCGGCGAGTTCGACTGGATGACCGTCACCAGCGCCACCACGGTGGACGTGCTGTCGTCGCACCGGGCCGTCGTGGCACCCGGCACCCGCATCGCCGCGGTGGGCGAGACCACCGCTGCCGCACTCGTGGCCGCCGGCTACCACGTCGACATCGTGCCGTCGGAGGATAACTCCGCCAAGGGCCTGCTCGAGGACTGGGAGGCCGCCACCCACGGCGTCATCCCATTGCGCGTGCTCGCTTTGCGCTCCGAGATCGCCAAACCGCTGCTGACCGAGGGCTTGCGCCGCATCGGCCACGAGGTTGAATCGGTCGTGGCCTACCGCACCGTCGGCGTTCCGGTCTCCGACCGGGTCGTTGCCGACGTCAAAGCCGGCCGGGTGCATGCCGTTCTCGTGACCAGCGGCAGCGTCGCCCAGCAAGTGCAGGAGCAGCTCGGACCCATCCCCGAGACCACCCTGATCGCCTGCATCGGCCCGCGCACGGCGAAGGATGCGGCGGCCATCGGCCTCCGCGTCGACGTGATCGCGGACGAGCGCAGCGCCGAGTCCCTCATCGAGGCCCTCGTGCGCCTCGCCCCCCGCGACCTCTAA
- a CDS encoding ferrochelatase, with protein MTNYDAILLAGFGGPEGQDDVIPFLRNVTRGRGIPEERLEEVAVHYRHFGGISPINQQNRVLRAALQAELDRRGIEIPVIWGNRNWAPYLPDTIAEAHANGQDRLLAIATSAYSSYSGCRQYREDFAQALDTTGLTGTVQIDKIRQFFDHPGFVTPFITGVRQGLADIEAQIPGIDLATEVEVLFSTHSIPSTDAAKSGPAERGFGPDGAYAAQHLAVADVIMQGLTSTWQLVYQSRSGPPSMPWLEPDINDAIALLPARGIRAVVIVPLGFVSDHMEVMWDLDNEATETAKEHGLVSVRVPTPGADPVYVSGLIDLVEERLNDVPPADRPALTDLGPWYDVCRPGCCENVRLGFKPAVAGMAP; from the coding sequence ATGACGAACTACGACGCCATCCTCCTGGCCGGTTTCGGCGGACCGGAGGGCCAGGACGACGTGATCCCGTTCCTGCGCAACGTCACGCGCGGCCGCGGCATCCCCGAGGAACGCCTCGAAGAGGTCGCGGTGCACTACCGCCACTTCGGCGGAATCAGCCCGATCAACCAGCAGAACCGCGTCCTGCGTGCGGCCCTGCAGGCCGAACTGGACCGCCGGGGCATCGAGATCCCGGTGATCTGGGGAAACCGCAACTGGGCGCCCTATCTGCCCGACACGATCGCCGAGGCGCACGCCAACGGCCAGGACCGCCTGCTCGCCATCGCGACCAGCGCCTACAGCTCGTACTCCGGCTGCCGCCAGTACCGCGAGGACTTCGCCCAGGCGCTGGACACGACCGGGCTCACCGGCACCGTGCAGATCGACAAGATCCGCCAGTTCTTCGACCACCCCGGCTTCGTCACCCCCTTCATCACGGGTGTGCGCCAGGGTCTGGCCGACATCGAGGCCCAGATCCCCGGGATCGACCTCGCCACCGAGGTCGAGGTGCTGTTCTCCACGCATTCGATTCCGTCGACGGATGCCGCCAAGAGCGGACCGGCCGAGCGTGGCTTCGGCCCCGACGGCGCCTATGCCGCCCAGCACTTGGCCGTGGCCGATGTGATCATGCAGGGCCTCACCAGCACGTGGCAGCTGGTGTACCAGTCCCGCAGCGGACCCCCCAGCATGCCGTGGCTCGAGCCCGACATCAACGACGCGATCGCGCTGCTGCCTGCGCGCGGCATCCGTGCCGTCGTCATCGTGCCGCTCGGCTTTGTGAGCGACCACATGGAGGTCATGTGGGACCTCGACAACGAGGCCACCGAAACGGCCAAGGAACACGGCCTGGTCTCGGTGCGCGTGCCCACGCCCGGCGCGGACCCGGTCTACGTGTCCGGCCTGATCGACCTGGTCGAGGAGCGGTTGAACGATGTGCCGCCCGCCGACCGGCCCGCCCTGACTGATCTCGGCCCCTGGTACGACGTGTGCCGGCCGGGCTGTTGCGAGAACGTTCGCCTCGGCTTCAAGCCGGCGGTCGCTGGTATGGCACCGTGA
- the hemC gene encoding hydroxymethylbilane synthase: MSVIRVGTRGSALAMAQTTAVANRIQAVTNGEVEIIPITTHGDVSRESLSSLGGTGVFASALREALLNDECDVVVHSFKDLPTDPYAGLAIGATPKRADARDVLCARAGFTLSTLPEGARVGTGSPRRAAQLRELRPDLEVVDIRGNVDTRLALVADEKLHAVVLAAAGLGRLGLLENMATEYLELSDWPTAPGQGALAIEVRDGKPERLLAKALAVLNHATTQATVTAERQVLARLEAGCAAPIGATAVLDDGLLFLTATVYSPDGTRRITASHAATPESHAVADLQDAALDVADRAARELLAGGAAEIAPLTVIS, translated from the coding sequence GTGAGCGTCATTCGCGTCGGTACCCGCGGCAGCGCCCTGGCGATGGCGCAGACCACCGCTGTGGCCAACCGCATCCAGGCGGTGACCAACGGCGAGGTGGAGATCATCCCGATCACCACGCACGGCGACGTGTCCCGGGAGTCGCTGTCCAGCCTCGGCGGCACGGGCGTCTTCGCCAGTGCCCTGCGCGAGGCGCTGTTGAACGATGAGTGCGATGTTGTGGTGCACTCCTTCAAGGACCTGCCCACCGACCCGTACGCCGGCCTCGCCATCGGTGCGACGCCCAAGCGGGCCGACGCCCGCGACGTTCTGTGTGCCCGCGCCGGCTTCACCCTGTCCACCCTGCCGGAGGGTGCCCGGGTGGGCACCGGTTCACCGCGACGGGCCGCCCAGCTGCGGGAGCTGCGCCCCGACCTCGAGGTCGTCGACATCCGCGGCAACGTGGACACCCGGCTGGCGCTCGTCGCCGACGAGAAGCTGCACGCCGTGGTACTCGCCGCGGCGGGCCTTGGCCGTCTGGGCCTGCTCGAGAACATGGCCACCGAGTACCTCGAGCTCTCCGACTGGCCCACAGCGCCCGGACAGGGCGCACTGGCGATCGAGGTGCGCGACGGCAAGCCCGAGCGTCTGCTCGCCAAGGCCCTTGCCGTGCTCAACCATGCCACCACCCAGGCCACCGTCACGGCCGAGCGCCAGGTGCTCGCCCGGCTCGAGGCCGGTTGTGCCGCGCCGATCGGCGCCACCGCCGTTCTCGATGACGGCCTGCTCTTCCTCACCGCCACCGTGTACAGCCCCGACGGCACCCGCCGCATCACGGCATCGCACGCTGCGACGCCCGAATCGCACGCTGTGGCCGACCTGCAGGATGCCGCCCTCGACGTGGCCGACCGCGCCGCCCGGGAGCTCTTGGCCGGCGGCGCCGCCGAAATCGCCCCCCTGACGGTGATCTCGTGA
- the hemB gene encoding porphobilinogen synthase has product MNPIIRPRRLRSTPALRRLASETRVYPAELVLPLFVREGSESTPISSMPGIVQHSIDGARRAVAEAAAAGIGGVMLFGVPAVRDATGSGATDPDGILNAATRAVVAEVGDALVVQTDLCLDEFTDHGHCGVLAADGSVDNDATLLRYNDMALAQAQAGSALLGLSGMMDGQVASVRATLDAAGYADTAVLAYSAKYASAYYGPFREAVQSTLVGDRRTYQLDPANRREGVREARIDIDEGADVVMVKPAGSYLDVLAEVAAMSEVPVWAYQVSGEYAMIEAAAAQGWIDRRRAIEESVLSIRRAGADAILTYWAVELAAWLTETDAR; this is encoded by the coding sequence ATAAACCCCATCATCCGCCCGCGACGTCTGCGCAGCACCCCCGCACTCCGCCGCCTGGCCAGCGAAACCCGTGTCTACCCCGCCGAGCTGGTGTTGCCGCTCTTCGTGCGTGAGGGCAGCGAATCCACCCCGATCTCCTCGATGCCCGGCATCGTGCAGCACAGCATCGACGGCGCCCGCCGCGCCGTGGCCGAGGCCGCAGCGGCCGGCATCGGCGGCGTGATGCTCTTCGGCGTGCCCGCGGTACGCGACGCCACCGGCAGTGGGGCCACCGATCCCGACGGCATCCTGAACGCCGCCACCCGCGCCGTCGTCGCCGAGGTGGGCGACGCCCTGGTCGTGCAGACCGATCTGTGCCTGGACGAATTCACCGATCACGGCCACTGCGGCGTGCTCGCCGCTGATGGCTCCGTCGACAACGACGCCACCCTCCTGCGCTACAACGACATGGCCCTCGCCCAGGCCCAGGCCGGCTCGGCCCTGCTCGGCCTGTCCGGCATGATGGACGGCCAGGTCGCCTCCGTGCGCGCCACCCTCGACGCCGCCGGTTACGCCGACACCGCCGTGCTCGCCTATTCGGCCAAGTACGCCTCCGCCTACTACGGCCCGTTCCGCGAGGCCGTGCAGTCCACCCTGGTCGGCGACCGCCGCACCTACCAGCTCGACCCCGCCAACCGCCGCGAGGGCGTGCGCGAAGCCCGCATCGACATCGACGAGGGCGCTGACGTTGTCATGGTCAAGCCGGCCGGCAGCTACCTCGACGTGCTCGCCGAGGTCGCCGCCATGAGCGAGGTTCCCGTCTGGGCGTACCAGGTCTCCGGCGAGTACGCCATGATCGAGGCCGCCGCCGCGCAGGGCTGGATCGACCGCCGCCGCGCCATCGAGGAGTCGGTGCTCAGCATCCGCCGTGCTGGGGCCGACGCGATTCTCACCTACTGGGCTGTCGAACTCGCCGCCTGGCTCACCGAAACGGATGCCCGATGA
- a CDS encoding phage holin family protein codes for MSTSGYNPKSKQSLFTLLSELPGQITALVKAEIDAFKADISGKAKNVGIGLGLFIGAAVFAFLAVIVFIALAVIALDLVLPLWLSALIVAVALLLIAVILALIGLNRVKKGTSHDPEGVTASIQKDVDAFKGVGQYDHR; via the coding sequence GTGAGTACCAGCGGGTATAACCCCAAGAGCAAGCAGTCCCTGTTCACGCTCCTCAGCGAGCTTCCGGGCCAGATCACGGCGCTGGTCAAGGCGGAGATCGATGCCTTCAAGGCCGACATCTCCGGCAAGGCCAAGAATGTCGGCATCGGCCTCGGCCTGTTCATCGGCGCGGCCGTCTTCGCGTTTCTGGCGGTCATCGTGTTCATCGCGCTGGCTGTCATCGCCCTCGACTTGGTGCTGCCGCTGTGGTTGTCCGCGCTCATCGTGGCGGTCGCCCTGCTTCTGATAGCGGTGATCCTGGCCCTGATCGGGCTGAACCGGGTCAAGAAGGGCACCAGCCACGACCCGGAGGGCGTGACGGCGAGCATCCAGAAGGACGTCGACGCATTCAAGGGAGTTGGCCAGTATGACCACCGATAA
- a CDS encoding NAD(P)/FAD-dependent oxidoreductase, producing MSVPLPKAGVLGIPGSPLADDVRRAIGWSGALRAYADRLMPVLKIGREHSLGELVQKRMGSKVLDRLVNPVAGGVYATNAVDLEVDVVAPGLNRTLTTAGSLSGAVTAMRIAAPAGSAVRGLRGGMHRLVDTLVEDLERFDVEIRTGAVVVSFRPVDTSTVAEDGTDTAVRSWFVECAPEVPAADDVVASDAEPAAAPAPAEPLTLEARHVILAAPAASALALLAPLGAEYAALAALDWPAPAAVELATLVLDAPALDAQPRGTGVLVAVGTPGVTAKALTHITAKWEWIDALTPQGRHVVRLSYGRAGAPVPTLDLSDDEFMRLAVRDAAAILGVDLAPEQVRGFARTLWSDGLSPATIGAPERIRQVRAVIEGTPGLDVTGAWLSGTGLASVIPDALAAGIRARRAVLDL from the coding sequence GTGTCGGTGCCGCTGCCGAAGGCCGGGGTGCTCGGCATCCCCGGCTCGCCGTTGGCCGACGATGTGCGCCGCGCGATCGGCTGGTCCGGCGCCCTGCGCGCCTACGCCGACCGGCTGATGCCGGTACTCAAGATCGGCCGGGAGCACAGCCTCGGCGAGCTCGTGCAGAAGCGGATGGGCAGCAAGGTGCTCGACCGCCTGGTCAACCCGGTGGCCGGCGGGGTTTACGCCACCAACGCGGTCGACCTCGAGGTCGACGTGGTCGCGCCGGGCCTTAACCGCACCCTCACGACGGCCGGGTCGCTCTCCGGCGCCGTCACGGCCATGCGCATCGCCGCGCCGGCCGGGTCCGCTGTGCGCGGGCTCCGCGGCGGCATGCACCGCCTCGTCGACACCCTCGTCGAGGACCTCGAGCGGTTCGACGTCGAGATCCGCACCGGCGCCGTCGTGGTCTCCTTCCGTCCCGTCGACACGTCGACCGTCGCCGAGGACGGCACCGACACGGCCGTGCGCAGCTGGTTCGTCGAGTGCGCCCCTGAGGTTCCGGCCGCCGACGACGTCGTCGCTTCGGATGCCGAGCCCGCCGCCGCACCGGCCCCGGCCGAGCCGCTCACCCTCGAGGCCCGTCACGTGATCCTGGCCGCGCCAGCGGCATCCGCCCTGGCCCTGCTGGCCCCGCTCGGCGCCGAGTACGCCGCCCTGGCCGCACTCGACTGGCCGGCCCCGGCCGCCGTCGAGCTGGCGACGCTGGTGCTCGACGCGCCCGCCCTGGACGCGCAGCCGCGCGGCACCGGCGTTCTCGTCGCTGTCGGCACCCCCGGCGTCACGGCCAAGGCGCTCACCCACATCACCGCCAAATGGGAATGGATCGACGCTCTCACGCCGCAGGGCCGGCACGTGGTGCGGCTCTCCTACGGGCGCGCCGGTGCGCCGGTGCCCACCCTCGACCTCTCCGACGACGAGTTCATGCGCCTCGCCGTCCGCGATGCCGCCGCCATCCTCGGCGTCGACCTGGCACCGGAGCAGGTGCGCGGATTTGCACGCACGCTCTGGAGCGACGGACTCTCGCCGGCCACGATCGGCGCGCCGGAGCGCATCCGCCAGGTTCGCGCTGTGATCGAGGGCACGCCGGGCCTGGATGTCACGGGCGCATGGCTGTCCGGCACCGGGCTGGCCTCGGTGATCCCGGACGCCCTCGCTGCGGGTATCCGCGCCCGGCGGGCAGTGCTAGACCTCTGA
- the hemQ gene encoding hydrogen peroxide-dependent heme synthase produces MTVPTPDSHTSTEAEPTEASPSGFTLFTVLRKDPRNPDDLDGRDVPRFVDELDGIVALVEAEGVTVRGFYDVSGLRADADVMIWTHADEAQTLQWANRELRRSRLLKSLLPTWNAMGVHRDAEFNKSHVPGFLRGIEPKGWLTVYPFVRSYEWYLLPEAERGRMLADHGRKGAAFRGAIANTVSSFALGDYEWLLPIESDELTELVDLMRELRATDARMHVREEVPFYTGRRITTAELVEVLQ; encoded by the coding sequence ATGACCGTGCCCACACCCGATTCCCACACCTCGACAGAGGCTGAACCCACCGAGGCTTCCCCCTCCGGATTCACCCTCTTCACCGTGCTGCGCAAGGACCCGCGCAACCCCGACGACCTCGATGGCCGTGACGTTCCCCGTTTCGTAGACGAACTCGACGGTATCGTCGCCCTGGTCGAAGCCGAGGGCGTGACCGTTCGCGGTTTCTACGACGTCTCCGGCCTCCGCGCCGACGCCGACGTGATGATCTGGACGCATGCCGACGAAGCCCAGACCCTGCAGTGGGCCAACCGGGAGCTCCGCCGCAGCCGCCTGCTCAAGAGCTTGCTGCCGACGTGGAACGCCATGGGCGTGCACCGCGACGCCGAGTTCAACAAAAGCCACGTCCCCGGCTTTTTGCGAGGCATCGAACCCAAGGGGTGGCTCACCGTCTACCCGTTCGTGCGCAGCTACGAGTGGTACCTGCTCCCGGAGGCCGAGCGCGGCAGGATGCTCGCCGACCATGGCCGCAAGGGCGCCGCATTCCGCGGGGCCATCGCCAACACCGTCTCCTCGTTCGCCCTCGGCGATTACGAGTGGCTGCTGCCCATCGAGTCCGACGAGCTCACCGAGCTCGTTGACCTGATGCGTGAACTCCGCGCCACCGACGCCCGCATGCACGTGCGCGAAGAGGTGCCGTTCTACACCGGCCGTCGTATCACCACCGCCGAACTCGTGGAGGTGCTGCAGTAA
- a CDS encoding glutamyl-tRNA reductase → MLICLSANHKNSSFDVLEKLSVGADEAAGGMLTGHDALSGAVVVATCNRFEAYLDLDEPFGVSPLPAVYAAIDAVSASTGVSAALLRDTLDLVHGNGVAEHLFAVTSGLESVVVGEGEIAGQVRRALEEARAAGTTSPELERLFQRASQTSRGVKNRTGIGAAGRSLVRLSLELAESRVTDWAQTRVLLVGTGRYAGASLAALRDLGVTDVRVYSPSGRAERFAASHDIQALATDADALAAETALVDLILTCTTVEHHVIDAGILLAGRALVAARKGEDAEAPAIAPVRSCPVGADVEATRQLVIDLGLPRNVDPDVSEVAGVELLDLETIRIHAPLEELNATSEARRLVDRAARKFSAVAEEQSLAPAVVALRSYVFDILDAEIERAHARGDSSEQTESALRHLAGVLLHTPMVRSRELARAGEQEAFLGGLDALFGIDVTMPEAGVAGLPTAPGVAGVTDISSAAS, encoded by the coding sequence GTGTTGATTTGTCTGTCCGCGAACCACAAGAACTCCAGCTTCGACGTGCTCGAAAAGCTCTCTGTCGGCGCGGACGAGGCAGCGGGCGGAATGCTCACCGGGCATGACGCGCTCAGCGGCGCCGTGGTGGTGGCCACCTGCAACCGCTTCGAGGCCTACCTCGACCTGGACGAGCCCTTCGGCGTCTCCCCCCTTCCCGCCGTGTATGCCGCGATCGACGCCGTGAGCGCGAGCACCGGCGTGAGCGCCGCACTGCTGCGCGACACCCTCGACCTCGTGCACGGCAACGGTGTGGCCGAGCATCTCTTCGCGGTCACCAGCGGACTCGAGTCCGTGGTCGTCGGCGAGGGCGAGATCGCCGGCCAAGTGCGCCGCGCCCTTGAAGAGGCCCGCGCGGCCGGCACCACCAGCCCCGAACTCGAGCGCCTCTTCCAGCGGGCCTCACAGACCTCCCGCGGCGTGAAGAACCGCACCGGCATCGGCGCCGCCGGGCGCTCGCTCGTGCGCCTGTCGCTCGAACTGGCCGAGAGCCGGGTCACCGACTGGGCGCAGACCCGCGTGCTGCTGGTAGGCACCGGCCGGTACGCCGGCGCCTCGCTGGCCGCGCTCCGCGACCTCGGCGTCACCGATGTGCGCGTCTACTCCCCCTCCGGCCGCGCCGAGCGCTTCGCCGCCTCGCACGACATCCAGGCCTTGGCCACGGATGCCGACGCGCTGGCCGCCGAGACCGCGCTGGTCGACTTGATCCTTACCTGTACCACGGTGGAGCACCACGTCATCGATGCAGGCATCCTGCTCGCAGGCCGCGCGCTCGTGGCAGCCCGGAAGGGCGAGGACGCCGAGGCCCCGGCGATCGCTCCCGTGCGCTCCTGCCCGGTGGGCGCCGATGTGGAGGCCACGCGCCAGCTGGTCATCGACCTCGGCCTGCCGCGCAACGTGGACCCGGATGTGAGCGAGGTCGCCGGCGTCGAGCTTCTCGACCTGGAGACCATCCGCATCCACGCGCCGCTCGAAGAACTCAACGCCACCAGCGAGGCCCGCCGCCTGGTCGACCGGGCCGCCCGCAAGTTCTCGGCTGTGGCCGAGGAGCAGAGCCTGGCCCCCGCTGTCGTGGCCCTGCGCTCCTACGTCTTCGATATCCTCGACGCCGAGATCGAACGCGCCCACGCCCGCGGCGACAGCAGCGAGCAGACCGAGTCGGCGTTGCGGCACCTGGCCGGAGTGCTGCTGCACACCCCCATGGTGCGCTCGCGCGAACTCGCCCGGGCTGGCGAGCAGGAGGCGTTCTTGGGCGGGCTCGATGCCCTCTTCGGCATCGATGTGACAATGCCTGAAGCTGGTGTCGCCGGCCTGCCGACGGCCCCCGGCGTTGCCGGCGTCACCGACATCTCCAGCGCCGCCTCCTAG
- a CDS encoding FAD-dependent oxidoreductase: MLDVIVIGGGVAGLVAARECAHLGLNVLVLEAADVVGGAVAGHEVAGLPLDAGAESFAVRGNTVAAFVANLGLADQIVEPNPAGAWLHLPPLRPAAPRCRCRCRRPGCSASPARRWPTMCAARSAGPAPCAPTPTG, from the coding sequence ATGTTGGACGTCATCGTCATCGGCGGAGGTGTCGCCGGCCTGGTGGCGGCCCGCGAGTGTGCCCATCTCGGGCTCAACGTGCTCGTCCTGGAGGCCGCTGACGTCGTCGGCGGCGCCGTGGCCGGCCACGAGGTCGCCGGTCTTCCGCTGGACGCCGGGGCCGAGAGCTTCGCCGTGCGCGGCAACACCGTGGCGGCGTTCGTGGCCAACCTCGGCCTCGCCGACCAGATCGTCGAGCCCAACCCGGCCGGCGCCTGGCTGCACCTGCCGCCACTGCGCCCGGCGGCGCCCCGGTGTCGGTGCCGCTGCCGAAGGCCGGGGTGCTCGGCATCCCCGGCTCGCCGTTGGCCGACGATGTGCGCCGCGCGATCGGCTGGTCCGGCGCCCTGCGCGCCTACGCCGACCGGCTGA
- a CDS encoding DUF3618 domain-containing protein, giving the protein MTTDNTAPRSGSAQAVEAKPEHLSTGELRAEAARARAELAGTLDAIEYKLNVPKQIKINTRRFTLGLHRLGDDNPTALAGIALGAAAAVGTVVWWGVKTVLDRR; this is encoded by the coding sequence ATGACCACCGATAACACCGCGCCCCGGTCCGGCTCCGCCCAGGCCGTCGAGGCCAAGCCCGAGCACCTCAGCACGGGCGAGTTGCGGGCCGAAGCCGCCCGCGCCCGGGCCGAACTGGCCGGGACCCTGGACGCCATCGAGTACAAGCTCAACGTGCCCAAGCAGATCAAGATCAACACCCGGCGGTTCACTCTGGGCCTGCACCGCCTCGGCGACGATAACCCGACCGCCCTGGCGGGCATCGCCCTCGGCGCCGCCGCCGCCGTGGGAACCGTGGTCTGGTGGGGCGTGAAGACGGTTCTCGACCGCCGCTGA
- the hemE gene encoding uroporphyrinogen decarboxylase has protein sequence MNLDATHPLSSGLTSDSRLVRAYQGTRPDVTPVWFMRQAGRSLPEYRELRVGTRMLDACLDPEMASEITLQPVRRHGVDAGILFSDIVVPLKLVGVEVEIVAGKGPVLAQAVRTAADVERLTALDPAVLDTALAPISQAVARTVAELGSTPLIGFAGAPFTLAAYIVEGGPSKDHIHARTLMHSDPDAWAALMAWTADVTGRFLRAQVLAGASAAQLFDSWAGALSLDDYTSFVAPASTAAIAHVRDLTFVENLGDLAADPESVRRNVPVVHFGVGTGELLKAMHGIGADVVGVDYRVPLDEASRRLGGVVPVQGNIDPALLNAPWPVLEAHVLDVLERGRTAPSHVLNLGHGVPPETDPDVLTRLVKFVHETGSTPTLAL, from the coding sequence ATGAATCTCGACGCGACGCACCCACTCTCTTCCGGCCTCACTTCCGACTCCCGGCTCGTGCGGGCGTACCAGGGCACCCGTCCGGACGTCACTCCGGTCTGGTTCATGCGCCAGGCCGGCCGTTCGCTGCCCGAATACCGGGAATTGCGGGTGGGCACCCGCATGCTCGACGCCTGCCTCGACCCGGAGATGGCCAGCGAGATCACCCTGCAGCCGGTGCGCCGGCACGGCGTGGACGCCGGCATCCTGTTCAGTGACATCGTCGTACCGCTCAAGCTCGTGGGCGTCGAGGTCGAGATCGTCGCCGGCAAGGGCCCGGTGCTCGCCCAGGCTGTGCGCACCGCGGCGGATGTCGAACGCCTCACCGCGCTCGACCCGGCCGTGCTCGACACGGCTCTCGCCCCCATCAGCCAGGCCGTCGCCCGCACGGTGGCCGAGCTGGGCTCCACCCCGCTGATCGGCTTCGCCGGGGCGCCGTTCACCCTGGCCGCCTACATCGTCGAGGGCGGCCCGTCCAAGGACCACATCCACGCGCGCACCCTCATGCACTCCGACCCCGACGCGTGGGCCGCCCTGATGGCCTGGACCGCGGATGTCACCGGCCGGTTCCTGCGCGCCCAGGTGCTCGCCGGAGCCAGTGCCGCCCAACTCTTCGACTCCTGGGCCGGCGCGCTCTCGCTCGACGACTACACGAGCTTCGTCGCCCCCGCTTCCACCGCCGCGATCGCCCACGTCCGCGACCTCACCTTCGTGGAGAACCTCGGCGACCTGGCCGCTGACCCCGAGTCGGTGCGCCGCAACGTGCCCGTCGTGCACTTCGGTGTCGGCACCGGCGAACTGCTCAAGGCCATGCACGGCATCGGCGCCGACGTCGTGGGCGTGGACTACCGGGTGCCGCTCGACGAGGCCAGCCGTCGCCTCGGCGGGGTCGTGCCCGTGCAGGGCAATATCGACCCTGCCCTGCTCAACGCCCCGTGGCCGGTGCTCGAGGCGCACGTACTCGACGTGCTCGAGCGCGGCCGCACGGCGCCCAGCCACGTGCTCAACCTCGGCCACGGTGTGCCACCCGAGACCGACCCGGATGTGCTCACCCGGCTCGTCAAGTTCGTGCACGAGACCGGCTCCACCCCCACACTCGCGCTCTAG